A genomic stretch from Shewanella woodyi ATCC 51908 includes:
- the add gene encoding adenosine deaminase, translating to MNYQALPKIDLHCHLDGSVRPQTIIDLANQQNVTIPSQDINEISSLMIAPETCQNLEEYLMRFELPLSVMQTEEGIERISFELFEDAAKENVKYFEVRFGPQLHQLQGLSFDQIISSAVKGMQRAEAMYDIKGNYILSILRTMDKGNINDVIDAGAAYLNKGVVAFDLAGAELPGFCHEFIPYVNYAIEKGYRITIHAGEQGVGQNVFDAVSLLGAERVGHGIHIKGHQGAYDLVKEKSVALETCPSSNIQTKAVDVLSNHPIKAFYQGGVLITINTDNRTVSNTTMTDEVRKVMEEFNLSREDYFAIYRVSVEQSFASDEVKQELLKLAE from the coding sequence ATGAATTATCAAGCATTACCCAAGATCGATCTACATTGCCACTTAGATGGCAGCGTTCGCCCTCAAACAATTATCGACCTTGCTAATCAGCAAAATGTCACTATCCCAAGTCAGGATATTAATGAGATAAGCTCATTGATGATCGCCCCTGAGACTTGCCAAAACCTTGAAGAGTATCTGATGCGTTTCGAGCTACCTCTCTCTGTGATGCAGACCGAGGAGGGGATTGAGCGGATCTCTTTTGAGTTGTTTGAAGATGCGGCCAAAGAGAATGTGAAATACTTCGAGGTGCGCTTTGGGCCTCAACTTCATCAGTTGCAGGGCCTGAGTTTCGATCAGATCATCAGTAGTGCTGTTAAAGGGATGCAGCGAGCAGAAGCCATGTACGACATTAAAGGCAACTATATACTCTCTATTCTGAGAACTATGGATAAGGGCAACATCAATGATGTTATCGATGCTGGCGCCGCTTACCTCAACAAGGGTGTTGTCGCTTTCGACCTAGCGGGGGCCGAGCTTCCTGGTTTCTGCCATGAGTTTATCCCATATGTGAATTATGCGATTGAAAAAGGTTACCGCATTACTATCCATGCTGGCGAACAAGGTGTGGGTCAGAACGTATTTGATGCTGTATCTTTGCTAGGCGCTGAGCGTGTAGGCCATGGTATCCATATCAAAGGGCATCAAGGTGCCTATGATTTAGTTAAAGAAAAGTCAGTCGCACTGGAGACCTGTCCAAGCAGTAATATTCAGACTAAAGCGGTCGATGTATTAAGTAATCATCCGATTAAAGCCTTCTACCAAGGTGGCGTGCTTATTACCATCAACACAGACAATCGCACGGTTTCAAATACCACGATGACCGATGAAGTGCGTAAGGTGATGGAGGAGTTTAATCTAAGTCGTGAAGATTACTTCGCTATTTACAGGGTGAGTGTTGAGCAATCATTTGCATCAGATGAGGTTAAGCAAGAACTGCTTAAGTTAGCTGAGTAA
- a CDS encoding nitroreductase family protein, protein MEVFQAIKQRRAVKHYHADAEMPAEDFDKIMSAVILSPTSYNIQHWRFVRVTDKEQRNKVKSAAWGQAQVADASELVILCADINAWNDRPERYVINSPQETQDMLLPMMDAFYNGKEQIQRDEAMRSCGIAAQTMMLAAKELGYDTCPMVGFDREELARLIRLPQGYVIAMMIAIGTAEKSAHPRGGQLPLNEVLAENYF, encoded by the coding sequence ATGGAAGTTTTTCAAGCAATTAAACAGCGCAGAGCCGTAAAACACTATCATGCTGATGCCGAGATGCCTGCAGAGGATTTTGATAAAATTATGTCCGCGGTGATCTTGTCACCAACATCCTACAATATCCAGCACTGGCGTTTTGTTCGCGTTACAGATAAGGAACAACGAAATAAAGTAAAAAGTGCAGCATGGGGACAAGCTCAAGTAGCCGATGCGTCCGAGTTAGTCATTTTATGTGCTGACATTAACGCGTGGAATGATAGGCCAGAGCGCTATGTCATCAACAGCCCTCAGGAAACCCAAGATATGCTGCTGCCCATGATGGATGCCTTTTACAACGGCAAAGAGCAGATACAGCGAGATGAAGCGATGCGCTCTTGTGGCATCGCTGCGCAGACTATGATGTTGGCTGCCAAAGAGCTAGGCTACGATACCTGCCCTATGGTGGGATTTGACAGAGAGGAGTTAGCTCGACTCATTCGCCTGCCACAAGGCTATGTGATTGCCATGATGATTGCCATAGGAACAGCAGAGAAGTCAGCTCACCCTCGCGGTGGACAATTACCATTAAACGAAGTGCTCGCTGAAAACTATTTTTAA
- a CDS encoding LysR family transcriptional regulator: MDTFSAIPVFVAVIESGSFSQAASRLGISKSAVSKRVRQLEDKLGVQLLHRTTRQLSLTEAGERYFEYALKSYIAAAEGVDSVTQLQGNPKGELKVNSPMSFGRLHIAPLVADFLAKYPDITLNMVMDDRVVDLVEGGFDLAIRAGSLQDSTLIARRLAPCRSVICAAPEYLKKYGTPLIPTDLSRHNCINYAYFSGGSEWTFHMDTGPLKVKVSGNYRVNNSEALQKAILSGLGIAKIPTFIVGQDIAEGKLVPLLTDYQLPMQTFYAVFPERQHLPAKVRVFLDFILERLGGEQPYWDRGF, from the coding sequence ATGGACACTTTTTCGGCAATACCTGTGTTTGTCGCTGTGATAGAGAGCGGCAGTTTTTCTCAAGCAGCGTCACGCTTAGGGATCAGTAAGTCGGCGGTCAGTAAAAGAGTTCGCCAGCTTGAGGATAAACTTGGGGTTCAATTGCTACACCGAACAACTCGCCAGCTCAGTTTGACTGAGGCGGGAGAGCGCTATTTTGAGTACGCACTGAAATCCTATATTGCTGCTGCAGAAGGTGTTGATTCGGTGACTCAACTGCAGGGAAACCCTAAAGGTGAGCTTAAGGTGAATAGCCCCATGTCATTTGGCCGTTTGCATATTGCGCCACTTGTGGCCGACTTTTTAGCCAAATACCCAGATATCACCCTGAACATGGTGATGGATGATAGGGTCGTTGATCTGGTTGAGGGGGGATTTGATCTGGCTATTCGTGCTGGAAGTTTGCAGGACTCAACCCTGATAGCTCGCCGTTTAGCGCCATGTCGCAGTGTGATATGCGCAGCGCCTGAGTACCTTAAAAAGTATGGAACTCCATTAATTCCGACAGACTTGAGCAGGCATAACTGCATCAATTATGCCTATTTTAGTGGTGGCAGTGAATGGACCTTCCATATGGATACGGGTCCGCTCAAAGTGAAGGTCAGTGGTAACTATCGGGTGAATAACAGTGAAGCGCTGCAAAAGGCTATCCTATCTGGCTTAGGTATCGCTAAGATCCCCACATTTATCGTCGGCCAAGATATTGCAGAGGGCAAGCTTGTTCCACTGTTAACCGACTATCAGCTGCCTATGCAGACATTCTATGCTGTGTTTCCAGAGCGGCAACACCTACCCGCCAAAGTTAGGGTTTTTCTTGATTTTATTTTGGAAAGATTAGGTGGTGAGCAGCCCTATTGGGATAGAGGTTTTTAA
- a CDS encoding alpha/beta hydrolase family protein, which yields MNRYILVFTLVIASFGAQASNLINDERIKKQTDCFSKIFSDYDSWRGFIEKKYRKRAKSDTKVEQKLAQFDVIFGKEKFNYFKDKLACRNFEYSVDGQAVYGYVIKPKLAKNDLPVLIYNRGGNGGFGGVVLGAMIQNLFPIAEKGFVIIGSQYRGTFTKDDSLDQFGGKDVDDVIALLDYIPSIEGADHNRIGMYGASRGGMQTHLATKRIKNIKAIATLAGPSDLLKGLTYRPKMEKVFKHRIPDYEKNKVSELEKRSVLSWVDELSADVPILLLHGTNDKRVSVNHSIDLADALSKHKIPHKLVLYPEDNHGLMQNKEKANIELVNWFREYL from the coding sequence GTGAATAGATATATATTGGTTTTTACTTTAGTTATTGCATCATTTGGAGCCCAAGCATCCAACTTAATCAATGATGAACGAATCAAAAAACAAACAGACTGCTTTAGTAAAATCTTTTCTGATTATGATTCATGGCGTGGCTTTATAGAGAAAAAATACAGAAAAAGGGCAAAGTCTGATACTAAGGTAGAACAAAAGTTGGCTCAATTTGACGTTATTTTTGGTAAAGAAAAATTTAACTATTTCAAAGACAAGTTAGCTTGTAGAAACTTCGAATACTCTGTTGATGGACAAGCTGTTTACGGTTATGTCATTAAGCCCAAATTAGCTAAGAATGACCTGCCAGTGTTAATTTATAACCGCGGTGGCAACGGAGGATTTGGCGGAGTTGTTTTAGGCGCAATGATACAAAACCTATTTCCTATTGCTGAGAAAGGGTTCGTTATTATCGGTAGCCAATACCGAGGTACATTTACAAAAGATGACTCTCTTGATCAGTTCGGTGGCAAAGACGTCGATGATGTTATTGCGCTGTTAGACTACATTCCAAGTATTGAAGGTGCAGATCATAACCGTATTGGAATGTATGGGGCTAGCAGAGGTGGAATGCAGACACACTTAGCGACCAAGCGAATCAAGAATATAAAGGCTATTGCAACCCTTGCTGGCCCATCTGATCTGTTAAAAGGGCTCACTTATAGACCCAAAATGGAAAAAGTATTTAAGCACCGAATTCCTGATTATGAGAAGAATAAGGTGTCTGAACTAGAGAAACGTTCAGTACTGAGCTGGGTAGATGAGTTATCTGCAGATGTCCCTATCTTGCTTCTTCATGGCACTAATGACAAAAGAGTGTCAGTAAACCACTCCATTGATCTTGCTGATGCCTTATCAAAGCACAAGATCCCCCATAAACTCGTGTTATACCCAGAAGATAATCATGGCTTGATGCAAAATAAAGAGAAAGCCAACATAGAACTCGTTAACTGGTTTAGAGAGTATCTATAA
- a CDS encoding NAD(P)/FAD-dependent oxidoreductase: MSVSSPVHSDQYPASYYFSTAKELHEHPQLQEQISADVCIVGGGFSGINTAIELAQKGFSVVLLEAKRIGWGASGRNGGELIRGIGHNVAQFKNIIGSEGVEAINQMGYEAVNIVRQRVAEHNIDCNLQMGYCDLAIKTRHMAELQEDYDDLLSQGRGEGFTLLQKQDIKQVIGSDCYEGALVDMNSGHLHPLNLALGEAKVAKALGVKMFEYSAAEKIIKGDKPQVITAKGQVNCQYLVLAGNAYIGHKLDSYLGGKVLPAGSYLLATEPLTDEQCKEIIPQNMAFADLRIDLDYFHLSEDNRLLFGGLCTYSGKDPKDIEAALRPNLEKVFPQLKGVRIDFEWGGMIGIGANRLPQIGRLPDCPNILYAQAYAGHGVNATHMAAKLIAEALTAQAERFDIFDKVQHMTFPGGPVFRSPMLAAGMLYHRMKDLF, translated from the coding sequence ATGTCCGTCAGCAGCCCAGTTCACAGCGACCAATACCCCGCCTCCTACTATTTCAGTACCGCTAAGGAGCTCCATGAGCACCCTCAGCTGCAGGAGCAGATAAGCGCCGATGTATGCATTGTTGGCGGTGGCTTTAGTGGAATAAACACTGCCATCGAACTGGCTCAAAAAGGGTTCTCAGTAGTGCTTCTGGAAGCTAAGCGCATTGGCTGGGGCGCTTCGGGAAGAAATGGTGGTGAGCTTATTCGTGGTATTGGCCACAACGTCGCTCAATTTAAAAACATCATCGGCAGCGAAGGCGTCGAAGCCATCAATCAGATGGGCTATGAAGCAGTCAACATCGTCAGGCAGCGTGTTGCAGAGCATAATATCGACTGTAACCTGCAGATGGGTTACTGCGACTTGGCTATAAAAACCCGTCATATGGCAGAACTTCAAGAGGATTACGATGACCTTCTGTCTCAAGGGCGAGGCGAAGGTTTTACCCTGTTACAGAAACAGGATATCAAACAGGTTATCGGTTCAGACTGCTATGAAGGCGCCCTTGTGGACATGAATAGCGGCCATCTTCATCCACTCAACCTCGCGCTAGGTGAAGCCAAAGTGGCGAAGGCTTTGGGCGTTAAGATGTTTGAGTACAGCGCAGCAGAGAAGATCATCAAGGGAGATAAGCCCCAAGTCATCACAGCTAAAGGTCAGGTCAACTGCCAATATCTGGTGCTGGCTGGTAACGCCTATATTGGCCATAAACTCGACAGTTACCTAGGTGGGAAAGTGCTCCCGGCTGGCAGTTATTTGCTGGCCACCGAGCCACTCACCGATGAGCAGTGCAAAGAGATTATTCCGCAAAACATGGCTTTTGCAGATCTGCGTATCGACTTAGATTACTTCCACCTCTCAGAAGATAACCGCCTACTCTTTGGTGGTCTTTGTACTTACTCAGGTAAAGATCCTAAAGATATTGAGGCAGCTCTACGCCCAAATCTTGAGAAGGTATTCCCTCAGTTAAAGGGAGTAAGAATCGATTTCGAATGGGGCGGCATGATAGGCATAGGCGCCAACCGCCTGCCACAAATTGGACGACTACCGGATTGTCCCAATATTCTCTACGCCCAAGCCTATGCAGGCCATGGCGTCAACGCCACCCATATGGCAGCGAAATTAATTGCCGAGGCGCTTACCGCACAAGCTGAGCGCTTCGATATTTTTGACAAGGTGCAGCATATGACCTTCCCCGGCGGGCCAGTGTTTCGCTCACCCATGTTGGCAGCAGGAATGTTGTATCATCGGATGAAGGACCTTTTTTAG
- a CDS encoding cupin domain-containing protein: MDIGASLKAVRKIKGLSQRELAKRAGVTNSTISMIEKNSVSPSVSSLKKVLSGLPMSLVDFFSMEDTAASEAKVVYRSDELLDIGDGNLDYKLVGRDYPNRAMSVMSETYPPGSDTGEEMLKHEGEEAAIVIEGKFELTVGDEVFILETGDSYYFNSETPHRFRNPFDEDCRIVSATTPANF, from the coding sequence TTGGATATTGGAGCTAGTCTCAAGGCTGTCCGCAAAATTAAGGGGTTATCCCAGCGTGAGCTTGCGAAAAGAGCTGGCGTCACCAATAGCACTATCTCTATGATTGAGAAAAACAGTGTCAGTCCATCGGTAAGTTCCTTGAAGAAGGTGCTATCTGGATTACCTATGTCGCTAGTCGATTTCTTCTCTATGGAGGACACGGCTGCAAGTGAAGCTAAAGTTGTTTATCGCAGTGACGAGCTGCTTGATATTGGCGATGGAAATTTAGATTACAAGCTGGTGGGTCGGGACTATCCCAACCGAGCTATGTCTGTGATGAGCGAAACCTACCCACCTGGTTCTGATACTGGTGAAGAGATGCTTAAGCATGAGGGTGAGGAAGCGGCCATCGTGATAGAGGGCAAGTTTGAGCTTACGGTCGGTGACGAGGTGTTTATTCTTGAAACTGGAGATAGCTATTATTTTAATAGTGAGACGCCCCATAGGTTTAGAAACCCTTTCGATGAGGACTGCCGAATAGTGAGCGCCACCACGCCAGCTAATTTCTAA
- a CDS encoding gamma-glutamyl-gamma-aminobutyrate hydrolase family protein translates to MSDAGLAVIGVTACNQKLGLHPFNIVGEKYLLSIADATNAWPLVIPSLGHCPAESILPRLDGILFTGSPSNIEPHHFQGQPSEADTHHDPKRDATTLPLLKAAIDAGVPVLAICRGFQEMNVVYGGTLHQKLHEVGGYIEHREDKTKPVDVQYGISHEVQIEPGGLLHEAWGRSSAEVNSVHTQGVDRLGVGLRPEAFASDGLVEAFSVREAKNFALGVQWHPEWKVLEHPFYTAIFKLFSDACQRHAMNRVR, encoded by the coding sequence ATGTCGGATGCAGGGCTTGCTGTCATTGGGGTGACAGCGTGCAATCAGAAGTTAGGCTTACATCCTTTTAATATCGTGGGCGAAAAATATCTGTTATCCATTGCAGATGCGACTAACGCGTGGCCATTGGTGATCCCTTCTCTTGGGCATTGCCCTGCGGAGTCAATTCTACCTAGGTTAGATGGCATTTTATTTACCGGTTCACCATCAAATATTGAGCCGCATCACTTTCAAGGGCAACCCAGTGAAGCGGATACCCACCACGATCCTAAGCGAGACGCGACCACACTTCCTTTATTAAAAGCAGCTATCGATGCAGGGGTTCCTGTGCTGGCAATCTGCCGTGGTTTTCAGGAGATGAATGTGGTTTATGGCGGCACACTTCATCAGAAACTCCATGAAGTGGGCGGTTATATTGAACATAGAGAAGATAAAACTAAGCCAGTAGATGTGCAGTATGGGATCTCCCATGAGGTACAGATAGAACCTGGAGGGTTGCTTCACGAGGCATGGGGCCGTAGCTCTGCAGAGGTTAACTCTGTGCATACCCAAGGCGTTGACCGTCTGGGTGTCGGGTTGCGGCCGGAGGCGTTTGCCTCAGATGGATTAGTCGAAGCTTTCTCTGTGAGAGAGGCTAAAAATTTCGCACTGGGCGTCCAGTGGCATCCGGAATGGAAGGTGCTTGAACATCCTTTTTACACCGCCATTTTCAAACTGTTTAGTGATGCTTGCCAGCGCCATGCAATGAACCGAGTGAGATAA
- a CDS encoding glutamine synthetase family protein gives MKKLTAYLKEHKITEVECVISDMTGIARGKIAPVDKFIDEKGMRMPESVLLQTVTGDYVEDEPYDELLDKADIDFICVPDEDAVFKLPWTIEATAQVIHDTYDKMGNPIELSPRNVLKKVLKLYEDKGWKPVVAPEMEFYLTRRNEDPDQALIPPVGRSGRQESGRQSFSIDAANEYDPLFEDMYDWCEEQGLDIDTLIHEEGTAQMEINFSHGDALSLADQVFVFKRTLREAALKHNVCATFMAKPVADEPGSAMHLHQSVVNIKSGKNIFSLDDGTKGPLFFSYIGGLQKYAPEFLPLLAPNVNSFRRFLPGTSAPINLEWGEENRTCGLRIPESSPQNLRIENRIAGADSNSYLAIAASLLAGYIGMVDDVKPSTPVQGRANESRQSISLPLTLEEALAVMSESTACREYLGEAFTTGYIAVKQADLASYKRVISSWEREYLLLTV, from the coding sequence ATGAAGAAGTTAACCGCTTATTTAAAAGAACATAAAATTACCGAAGTTGAGTGTGTGATCAGTGATATGACGGGGATTGCCCGTGGCAAGATTGCACCGGTTGATAAGTTTATCGATGAGAAAGGGATGAGAATGCCTGAGAGTGTGCTGCTGCAGACAGTCACAGGCGATTATGTGGAAGATGAGCCCTACGATGAGCTATTGGATAAAGCGGATATCGACTTTATCTGTGTTCCCGATGAAGATGCTGTGTTCAAGCTGCCTTGGACAATAGAGGCCACGGCTCAGGTTATCCATGATACCTATGACAAGATGGGCAATCCGATTGAGCTTTCACCTCGTAATGTCTTGAAAAAAGTGCTCAAACTTTATGAAGATAAGGGCTGGAAACCTGTGGTAGCTCCTGAGATGGAGTTCTATCTTACCCGCAGAAATGAAGATCCAGATCAAGCCCTTATCCCACCTGTTGGTCGCAGTGGCCGCCAAGAGTCAGGCCGTCAATCTTTCTCTATTGATGCTGCCAATGAGTACGACCCACTGTTTGAAGATATGTATGACTGGTGTGAAGAGCAGGGGTTAGATATCGATACCCTGATCCATGAAGAGGGTACGGCCCAGATGGAGATCAACTTCAGTCACGGCGATGCTCTATCTCTAGCCGATCAGGTGTTTGTGTTTAAACGTACCCTACGTGAAGCGGCATTAAAACATAATGTGTGTGCCACCTTTATGGCCAAACCTGTCGCTGATGAGCCAGGTAGCGCGATGCACTTACATCAAAGTGTGGTGAACATTAAATCAGGGAAAAACATCTTCTCTTTAGATGACGGCACTAAGGGGCCACTCTTCTTTAGCTATATCGGTGGCTTACAAAAATATGCCCCTGAATTTCTGCCTCTGTTAGCCCCCAACGTGAACTCATTTAGGCGTTTCCTACCTGGCACCTCTGCACCAATTAATCTTGAGTGGGGCGAAGAGAATCGAACCTGTGGATTGAGGATCCCTGAATCCTCTCCACAAAACCTGCGCATTGAGAACCGTATTGCTGGCGCTGATTCCAACAGCTATTTAGCTATCGCAGCGAGCTTACTCGCGGGCTATATCGGCATGGTCGATGATGTGAAGCCCTCGACTCCAGTACAGGGTAGGGCGAATGAATCTCGCCAGAGTATTAGTCTACCGCTAACACTCGAGGAAGCTTTGGCCGTGATGTCTGAAAGTACAGCATGTCGTGAATACCTAGGTGAGGCATTTACCACAGGTTATATCGCGGTGAAGCAGGCGGATCTGGCCAGTTATAAGCGGGTGATCAGTTCATGGGAGCGTGAGTATCTGCTGCTGACGGTTTAG
- a CDS encoding polyamine ABC transporter substrate-binding protein, which translates to MKFFKKITTLALIGAGVLASTNVMAEEVVRVYNWSDYIAEDTLANFEKETGIRVIYDVFDSNEVVEAKLLSGRSGYDLVVPSNNFLAKQIKAGAFQKLDVAQLSNHKNLKADLMKQLEAADPGNEYSVPYLWGTTGIGYNEGKVKEILGEDAPTDSLELLFNPKYAEKLSKCGLSMLDSADEMLPMALVYLGLDPNSNSKADYKKAGEVLDKVRPFVTYFHSSRYITDLANGDICVAFGYSGDVFQAAARAEEAENGQVIGYSIPKEGANLWFDMLAIPADAANVKNAHTFINYILRPEVIAPITDYVAYANPNAAAETLVDKEILSDPAIYPTPEVLKRLYVADVRPMKAQRAMTRVWTKVKSGY; encoded by the coding sequence ATGAAGTTTTTTAAGAAAATAACCACGTTAGCCTTAATCGGTGCAGGTGTGTTAGCAAGCACTAACGTGATGGCTGAAGAGGTAGTTAGGGTCTATAACTGGTCCGATTATATTGCCGAAGATACTTTAGCTAACTTTGAAAAAGAGACAGGTATTCGTGTTATCTATGATGTGTTTGATAGCAATGAGGTGGTTGAAGCTAAGCTGCTATCGGGTCGTTCTGGTTATGATCTTGTGGTGCCATCGAACAACTTCCTCGCTAAGCAGATAAAAGCAGGGGCTTTTCAAAAGCTAGATGTTGCTCAACTCTCTAATCATAAGAATCTTAAAGCTGACTTGATGAAGCAGCTGGAAGCGGCAGATCCGGGTAATGAGTATTCAGTGCCTTATCTGTGGGGAACGACTGGTATAGGCTATAACGAAGGTAAGGTGAAAGAGATTTTAGGTGAAGATGCACCGACTGATTCTCTTGAGCTGCTGTTTAATCCTAAATATGCTGAAAAGCTCTCAAAGTGTGGTCTCTCAATGCTAGATTCTGCCGATGAGATGCTGCCTATGGCCTTAGTTTACTTAGGGTTAGATCCCAATAGTAATAGCAAGGCTGATTACAAGAAAGCGGGTGAAGTGTTAGACAAGGTGCGTCCTTTTGTCACTTACTTCCACTCATCACGCTACATCACTGACCTCGCTAATGGTGATATCTGTGTTGCCTTTGGTTACTCAGGTGATGTGTTCCAAGCAGCGGCTCGTGCCGAAGAAGCTGAAAATGGTCAGGTGATTGGCTACTCAATTCCTAAAGAGGGTGCGAACCTTTGGTTCGATATGTTGGCGATACCTGCTGATGCTGCCAATGTGAAAAATGCCCACACCTTTATTAACTACATACTTCGCCCTGAGGTGATCGCACCTATTACCGATTACGTTGCTTACGCGAATCCAAATGCGGCGGCAGAAACCTTAGTAGATAAAGAGATCTTAAGCGACCCAGCTATCTATCCAACGCCTGAAGTACTAAAGCGCCTCTATGTGGCCGATGTTCGTCCGATGAAGGCTCAACGTGCGATGACACGTGTTTGGACCAAAGTTAAGTCAGGTTACTAA
- the potA gene encoding polyamine ABC transporter ATP-binding protein: MTTTSSVTNKPTTKTPGKVLLKIERVSKLFDDVRAVDDVSLDINQGEIFALLGGSGSGKSTLLRMLAGFEKPSEGRIYLDGVDITDMPPHERPINMMFQSYALFPHMSVEQNIAFGLKQDKLPKDEIAARVAEMLKLVHMEEYAKRKPAQLSGGQRQRVALARSLAKRPKLLLLDEPMGALDKKLRTQMQLEVVDILEAVGVTCVMVTHDQEEAMTMAERISIMNEGWIAQTGSPMDIYESPSSRMVAEFIGSVNLFEGEIVVDVADHAIIQSPNLETKFYIGHGVSTNVEDKTVWLAVRPEKARISREQPENEYNWCQGVVEDIAYLGGISVYYIRLTNNQVIQSVMTNRDRRSDPPTWEDKVFISWEATSGVVLRS, encoded by the coding sequence ATGACTACCACCTCAAGCGTCACCAATAAACCAACAACAAAGACGCCAGGAAAAGTCCTGCTTAAAATAGAGCGGGTCAGTAAGTTATTTGATGATGTTCGCGCTGTCGATGATGTGTCGCTAGACATCAATCAAGGGGAGATTTTTGCACTGCTGGGAGGCTCAGGTTCTGGCAAGTCTACCTTGCTGCGTATGCTGGCAGGTTTTGAGAAACCCTCTGAGGGACGTATCTATCTCGACGGTGTCGATATCACAGATATGCCGCCACACGAGCGACCGATAAACATGATGTTTCAATCCTATGCGCTGTTTCCTCATATGTCGGTTGAGCAGAATATCGCCTTCGGTTTAAAGCAAGATAAGTTACCTAAAGATGAGATCGCCGCTCGCGTGGCTGAGATGCTCAAACTGGTGCATATGGAGGAGTACGCTAAGCGTAAACCTGCTCAGTTATCTGGCGGTCAGCGTCAACGTGTCGCATTGGCGCGCTCTTTAGCAAAGCGGCCAAAATTACTGCTACTCGATGAGCCTATGGGGGCTCTGGATAAAAAACTGAGAACTCAGATGCAGCTTGAGGTCGTCGATATTCTTGAGGCTGTCGGCGTGACTTGCGTCATGGTGACCCATGATCAGGAGGAGGCGATGACCATGGCTGAGCGTATCTCCATTATGAATGAGGGCTGGATAGCACAGACTGGCTCGCCGATGGATATCTATGAGAGTCCTTCGTCACGAATGGTGGCTGAATTTATTGGTTCTGTGAACCTCTTTGAGGGGGAGATAGTGGTTGATGTGGCGGATCACGCCATCATACAGTCGCCCAATCTTGAAACTAAGTTCTATATTGGTCACGGGGTATCGACCAATGTGGAAGATAAGACAGTTTGGTTAGCAGTGAGACCTGAGAAAGCGCGTATTAGTCGTGAACAGCCAGAGAATGAATACAACTGGTGCCAAGGCGTGGTTGAAGATATTGCCTACCTTGGTGGGATCTCAGTCTATTACATTCGTCTGACTAATAATCAGGTGATCCAATCTGTGATGACTAACCGTGATAGACGCTCAGATCCTCCTACATGGGAAGATAAGGTCTTCATCAGTTGGGAGGCCACCAGCGGAGTGGTCCTCAGATCATAG